ACCTACCGCCCGCCGGTGCTGGGGACGCGCTGCATGGTGGCGTCGGGCCACTATCTCGCGAGCGCGGCGGCGGCGCGGATGCTCGACCGCGGCGGGAACGTCGTGGACGCCGGCGTCGCGGCGGGTCTCTGCATCAACGTTGTGCAGCCCGACATGACGAACCTCGGCGGCGTCGCGCCGATCATCCTGCACCAGGCCCGGACGGGGGAGACGGTCACGATCAGCGGCCTCGGGTGGTGGCCTCGGGCGGCGACGATCGAAGACCTCCGCCGCCGCGAGGCGACGACGTTTCGCGGCATCCTCACGTCCGTCATGCCCGCCGCGCTCGACGCCTGGGTGGAGGCGCTCGACCGCTACGGGACGATGGCGTTTGCCGATGTGGCGGCGCCCGCGATCGAGCTCGCCGAGCGAGGCGTCCCCGTGAACCGTCACCTCGCGGCGAACATCGTGGAGCACGCGCCGCAGATCGCCGCGTGGCCGTCGTCGCGGGAGATCTTCCTCGGCCGCGGCCGTCCGCCGCGCGTCGGGGAGCGTCTGGTGCAGGCGGATCTCGCCCGGACGCTGCACCGGCTGGTCGACGCCGAACGCGGCGCGCCGGGACGGCACGAGGGGCTCGAGCGCGTGCGCGATCTGTTCTACCGCGGCGACGTCGCCCGCGCGATGGCCGCGTTCTCGCAGGCGCAGGGCGGGTTCGTGACCACGGCGGACCTCGCGGGGTTTCGGGTGCGGCGGGAGCCGGCGTACTCGACGACGTACCGCGGGCACGAGGTGTACGCCTGCGGCCCATGGTGCCAGGGGCCGGTCGTGCTCGAAGCGCTGAACGTGCTCGAAGGCTACGACATCGCGTCGATGCCCCGGAACAGTGCGCCGGTGCTGCACCTCGTCGTCGAGGCGCTCAAGGCGGCGTTCGCCGACCGGCACGCGTACTACGGCGATCCGGAGTTCGTGCGCGTGCCGATGAAGGGCTTGCTGTCCAAGGCCTATGCGGCCGACTGGCGAGCCCGCATCGACGCCGACGCCGCCGCGCCTGGGCTGCCCGAGGCCGGCGACGCGTGGCGTCACGAGGCCGGCGGGATCGAGGCCGGACGCGCGCCGCATCCTGTGCCGGTGCGGGGACCGGCGCCTCCCGACACGAGCTACGTCTGTGTGATGGACGCCGACGGCAATGCGTTCTCCGCCACCCCGAGCGATCCGGTGTTCGGCGCGCCGGTGGTGCCGGGGCTTGGACTGATCATCTCGCCGCGCGGTTCGCAGTCGTGGGATGATGTCCGGCATCCGAGCTGCCTCGCGCCCGGCAAACGCCCGCGCCTCACACCGAACCCCGGACTCGTGCTGCGGGATGGACACGTCGTGATGGCCTATGGCACCCCGGGCCTCGACGTGCAGCCGCAGGCGATGGTGCAGTTTCTCTTGAACGTGCTGGACTACGGGCTTGACGTGCAGCAAGCGATCGAGGCGCCGCGGCTGGCGACGTACAGCTTTCCCTTGAGTAGCCACCCGCACGCCTACGAACCCGGTAAGTTGTGCGTGGAGGGGCGGGTGCCCGCCGACGCCGTGCACGGTCTCGCGCGGCGCGGGCACCGTGTCACGGGGTGGCCCGAGTGGACCCCGCAGGCCGGCTCGGTGTGCGGGATCGTCCGCGACCCGGCCGAGGGCGTCCTCGCCGGCGGCGCGGATCCGCGCCGATTGTCGTACGCGATCGGGTGGTGAGGAGGCGCACATGACATCGACGGCGGACGTGGTTGTTGTCGGGGGAGGCGTGGTCGGCGCCAGCGTGGCGTTCCACCTCGCGGCGCGCGGCGTCACGCGCGTGGTGCTCTGCGAGCGTCGGTGGCCGGCCGCGGGCGCCACCGGCAAGTCGGGCGCGCTCGTGCGCATGCACTACACGAACGAGCCGGAGGCGCGGCTCGCGTTCGCGAGCCTGGAGTACTTTCAGCATTGGGGCGACGTCGTGGGCGCCGGGTCCGCGGGCTTCGCGAAAACCGGAATGGTGCGGTTCGTGGCCCCCGCCGACGACGCGAAGCTCCGCGCGAACGTCGCCATGCTGCGCGGGCTCGGCGTCGAGACGGCGCTCCTGGAGCGCGAGGATCTGCGCGCCATCGTGCCGTGGTGGTACGTGGACGATGTCGCGGCGGCCGCCTACGAGCCGGAGTCGGGGTGTGCCGATCCGGTCGCGACGACCCACGGGTTCCTGGCGCGGGCCCGCGAGCTGGGCGCGGACGTCCGGCTCGGCACTGAGGTGACGGCGGTGCGGACGTCCGGCGACCGCGTCGTGGGTGTGGACACGAGCGGTGGGGCGATCGCTGCGCCGGCGGCGGTGGTGGCCGGGGGCGCGTGGACGGTGCCGATGTTGCGCGGCCTCGGTGTTCGCGCGACGTTGCAGCCGATGCGTACCCAGGTGGCCGTGTTCCGCCGACCGCCGGCCATTGAGACGCCGCACCCGGTGTGCATCGACGGCGCGTACGAGATGTGGCTACGGCCGGAAGGTCCGAACTTCTTCTCCACGCTCGTCGGTATCTCGCAGCGGCAGGAGATCAGCGACCTCGATGGGTGGAGCGAGGGGGTGGACGGCGACTACACGTGGCGGGCCCGCGGGCGCATGATCCGGCGCATCCCCGGGATGGCCGACGCCCCGATGCGGGGCGGCTGGGCCGGCGCCATCACGCTGACCGAGGACGGCAAGCCGGTGATCGACCGTCACCCGCGCCTCGCGGGGTTGTGGTTCTGTACCGGAGACAACGGATCGTCGTTCAAGACCGCGCCGGCTGTGGGCCGGGCGGTCGCCGAGTGGATCACGGACGGGACGCCCCGCGTCGTCGACCTCCATCCGTTCCGCGCCAGCCGGTTCGACGAAGGCGCCCCGCTCGTCGGTGCACACGAGTATACGATCGGAGAACCCGATCGGCCGAAGGGCGTCATGCTCGGCTGAGACACGTGGGCCACGCCGGACGGGTGTCGACCGCGCGGGCCCGGCCGGAACGGGCGCCGTGGCGCGCGATCGGAATCGCGGAATCGGTGATGCCATGGGGTGGGCGATGAACCAGCCTCGTCCCCGTACTGCGGCCGATGCGTTTGTCGCGACCCTGCGGGACGCAGGTGTCCGCCACCTGTTCGGCCTTCCGGGGTCCACCGAGGCGAGTCTGTTGGACGCGCTCGCGCGCGACGGCCAGCTCCGCTACGTGATGGCGCTCCACGAGAGCGCCGCGGTCGGCATGGCGGACGGGTACGCGCGCGCGACCGGCCGGCCGGCGGTTGTGAGCCTCCACACGTCCGTCGGCGTCATGAACGGGATGGGGCACACGTACAACGCGTGGCGGGACCAATCGCCGGTCGTCGTCACCGCGGGGCACAAAGACCGCGACGTCCTGGCGCAGGACGGCTTCTGCGCGCTGCCGGACCTGCCCGGACTGCTGGCCTCGTTTACGAAGTGGACGTGGCAGAGCCTGAGCGCGTCCGCGGTGGCGAGCGATCTTCGTCGCGCGCTGCACGTCGCCTCGGTGCCGCCGCGGGGACCGGTGTTTCTCGCGATCCCCGAGGACATGCTCGGCGAGCCGGTCACCACGGGAACGCCAGCTCCGTCCCATCCGGAGGCGGACGGGCACGCGGATGCATCGCTGGCGCGGCGGCCGGACGCCGCCGCCGTGCGCCTCGCCGCAATCCGGTTGCTCCAGGCGCGGGCGCCCGTGCTCCTCCTGGGGAACGACGTGGCGCCGGCGGGCCCGGACGCCGTCGCGCTCGCGGAGGCGCTCGCGGTGCCCGTCCTCGTTTCCGATCCGACGGAACTCGCTGTGCTGCCGTTCCCGACCGGGCATCCCCACTATCTCGGCGTTTACGGCGGCGAGCCGGCGGTGCTGGACGGATGCGACGTGCTCGCGGCGATCGGAGGCCGCGTGTTCTTCCCGTTCTCGGGGCCGCGGGCTCCGCAGCTCCCGGCGGGGGCGACGCTGATCCACGTGCACCCGGATCCCCGGCAGGTCGGGTGGAGCGTCCGGCCGAGCGTGGGCATGGCGGCGGACGCGGGCCCGACGCTGCGCGACCTCGCCGCGGCCGCGGCGTCGCTCGGCGGTCTCGACCCAGCGGCGCGGACGGCGCGTGAGGCGCGCGTCGCGTCGCTTCGCCACGCCAGGCGCGCACGTCTCGCGCAGGAACGAGACGCGCGATGGGACGCCGTTCCGATCTCCGTGCCCCGCGTGATGACCGAGATCGGCCGCGTGCTGCCGAAGGGCACGGTGGTCGTGGATGAGGCGGTGCGCTCGACGAACGTCGCGTTGTCGCATCTCCCGCTGCCCTCCGAAGCGGCGTGGCACCATACGGGCGGCGGCGCGCTGGGGTGGGGCGTGCCGGTGTCGATCGGCATGCGACTCGCGCAGCCCGAGCGCGCCGTGGTCGCGCTCGTCGGGGATGGAGCGTTTCACTTCAGCGCCCAAGCGCTGTGGACCGCAGCCCGGGAAGGGGTGTCCGTCGTGACCGTTGTGCTCGACAACGGAGGGTACCTCGCCGTGAAGCGCGCGATCGAAGGGTTCGTGGGCGCGCCCGCCCAACTCGGGGCCTACCCGGGGACGATCATCTCGCACCTCGATCACTGCGCGGTGGCCCGCGGCTATGGCGCGCGGGCCACGCTCGTCATGCGGCCCGACGAGCTCGCTCCCGCGATCGAGGCCGCGATGGCCTCGACCGGTCCGGCCGTCGTCGTGGTGCGCGTGGAGGAGGTGCGATAGAGGCCGCGTGGCCGCGCGCGGGGCCGTCTGGAGCGGCTCCAGGTATTGCGCCGACCGCTCCCGGCGGGGTAAAGTGTTCTATGCGAGCGGTGGCCGTAGCTCAAGGGCAGAGCACCAGACTGTGGCTCTGGGGGTTGCGGGTTCAAGTCCCGTCGGCCACCCCATAGTTCACCCGACTGACCGCATCGCGTGGAATGCGGAATTCACATACTCGCCGAAGTGGTGTTCCGATCTCGACGAGCGTCGCAGGTCGGCCGCGCCTGCGCTACGCGAATGCCAACAGCATGAGTGCGGTGGTCGCGGCGCACAGGCCGGCGACCTTGCGTGCGGTCCACGCTTCATTGAAGAACACGACGAAGAACACGACGCCGAACACCGCGGCGACCACGAAGCCCATCCGGGCGATCGGAACGACAACGCTTGCGTCGCCGTGTTTCAGACCGTGCAGCAGGAACAGGAAGGCCGCGATGAGCACGACGGCGGCCGGGCCCGAATGGATGGCGAATCCACGCGGTGGCCGGAGCGTGCGATTCGTCGCATAGGTCATCGCGGTCACGAGACCAGAGAACACAACCGCCTGAGCAGCGAGGATGGTTTCCGGCGTCGCGCCGCCGACAAGGCCGAGCTTATAACAGAAATTCGCCGCGCCGGTCGCAACCGTAGCGACGAGCACCTGACTGAGTGAACGACGCACCGCCGCCGGATCGATGCTCTCGCGCTGCAACGGACCGCCCAGCAGCAGCCAGCCGGCCGCAAGGGCGAGGAGGAAGCCGGCAAACCTGTCGCGTGTCAGCGGTTCATGGAGCACGCCGATCGCTAGCGCCGCCGTCACGATGAAATTGAGCCGGAACACCGGCGCGATGACGCTGACCGCACCGGTCCGCAGGCTGCGAGCGTAGTTGTAGAAGCCGATGAGAATGACCAGACCCGCGACGCCGCCCCATATGGCAGGCGGGGTGAATTCGAGCGTGCCGGTAATCCACGCATAGACAACGATCGCCGGGCAGAAAAACCAGGCCTGCCCGGTGAGGAAATGGTCGGCCGCGAGGCCGGCGCTCGCGGCGCGTGTGTAGATGACGTCGCCGAGGCCATAACAGATCAGCGCGGCGAGGGCATACGCAATCTCGCTTGTCACTCTGTGGCTGCGCGCTCGAGTACCGCACGCGCTTGTGGGATCGTCGCGACGGTTTTGGTGCGCCGCGTGCGCCGGGCGTGGCAAGCGACCGGGATCGGGCCACCCTCGCAGGCAACGCGCGATCCTGGGAACTCCACCGTCAACGCCGCGTCACACATGCGCTGAAACGGCTGGGTTGCTCTCTCACCCATGACGTACCGGTCTCCACGCCATCATGCTCGCGCCCAAACACGCATCAACCAACGGTCTTCGACGCCTGCCCGAGGGTCTCGGTGCGCCCCTCGGAACCCGCCGCGTCGATGTGACGTGACTTACGATACCACACAGGTTCGTTCCGATGGGGTGTTAACGGTTGGACGGCGCGCGTCGGGTGCGCGGTCGGGGCTTCACGAGTCTCACACGTCATCGGGCTGCGCGGGCCCCGGCCAAGGAATGCAGGCCGCTGCGTCGAACCCTGAACCCCGCTGGCGCGCGCACGGCGCGCCGCGGCGACGTCCGGCAACTCGGTCGTCACGTGCACTCGCGGTCCTTCGAGGCGTCCCCATGACAGAGGCGCAAAGGCATCAGTCTAACGCAGTCGTGGTGCAAGGGATCCGGGCGCCCGGGACAGTCTCCCTGCCTCGGATGGTTCGCGTCCGTCAAGCGTTCCCGACGCCGGGCCGGTGCGACGTCGAGGCGGAGATTCACCGGCGGGTCGACGCGCCGGGGATCGCACGGCGCATCCCGCGCGGGCCGGTTGCGGTCGCGGTCGGTAGTCGAGGCGTCGCGGAGCTGCCGGCGATCACGAAGGCGGTCGTGGACGCGCTGCGTCGGCACGGGGCCGAGCCGTTTGTTGTCCCCGCGATGGGAAGCCACGGTGGGGCGACGGCAGAAGGCCAGCGGGAGGTGCTCGTCGGTCTTGGTGTGACCGAGGCGACGGTGGGTGCCCCCGTGATCTCGTCGATGGACGTCGTGGATCTCGGCCGGCTGGGCGACGGCTCGCACGTGTACTGGGATCGGGAGGCGCAACGGGCCGGCGCGGCAGTCGTGATCGGCCGCGTCAAACCGCATACGGCATTCCGCGGCGTCATCGAGAGTGGCCTCATCAAGATGGCCGTGATCGGCATCGGAAAGCAGCGGGGCGCGCAATCCCTGCACGCGCCCGGCTTCGGTGCGTTTGCCGAACGCCTTATCGAGGCGTGGGGGGTTGTCGCGCAGCGCGCGCCGCTGTTGTTCGGCGTGGCGGTGATCGAGGACGCGTACGACGCGCCGGTGGAACTGGACGTCGTGGTCCCGGAGGCGTTCCTCGACCGGGAACCTCAATTGCTGGATCGTGCGCGCGGTCTCATGGCGAAACTCCCGGTGACCGAGGCCGACGTGCTCGTCGTGCAGGAGATCGGCAAGAACATCAGCGGCGACGGGATGGACCCAAACATCACGGGCCGGTACCCGACACCGTTCGCGTCGGGCGGCCCCACGATTCGGAAGATCGCCGTGCTGGACTTGACTCTCGAGACCCAGGGTAACGCGAACGGCGTGGGCCTCGCCGACTTCATCGCGCAGCGGGTGCTCGAAAAGATGGATCTTCACGCAACCTACATGAACGCGCTGACGTCGACGGTCATCGACAGCGTGCGCCTGCCCATGCTGCTGGCGACCGACCGGGACGTGCTGGACGCCGCCGTGCTGACCGCGCCTGCGGCCGACGCCGCGGGCCCCCGCCTGGTGTATATCCGAAACACGCTCGCGCTGCGCGAGGTCGCCGTTTCGGAGGCACTCATCCCGCACTTGCTCTCGCACGCCGCGGCCGCCGGCCAACCCTTCACGTTGGGGTTCTCGGAGAACGGAGCGCTGCGGTCACCGCTCGTCGCCGACCGATCGGGCATGGGGGGCGCATCCGATGCCAGGTGAACGGCGCGGTCACCCCTCGTCGCCGGACTCGACGACGACGGACGGCGCGGTCCCCTTGACGCCCGGGGCATCGGTCACGGGCACGGCGGCGCCGTCGGTGGGTGAGCAGGAGGAGCTCGCCGCCAAACAGGAACGTCTTTCGGCATTGCTCCACGGGATCGGGAGCGCGGTGGTGGCGTTTTCCGGCGGCGTCGACAGCGCGTACCTGCTGGCCGTTACCCACGACGTGCTTCGGGACCGGTGCGTGGCGGCGACCGCGGTATCCGCGTCGTTGGCCGCGGATGAGCTGGCTGGCGCGGAGCGGGTAGCCGCCCGGCTGGGGGTGCGGCACCTGCGGGTGCACACCAGCGAGTTCGAAGACGCACGGTATCTGCGGAACGACGGGCAGCGGTGCTACTTCTGCAAGCATGCGCTGTTCACGGTTCTCACGCGGCTCGCTCGCGAGTTGGATTTCGCGGCGGTCGTCTACGGTGCCAACGCCGACGACCGCGGCGACTACCGTCCCGGCATGCGGGCGGCGTCGGAGTTTGCGGTGCGCGCACCCCTGCTCGAGGCGGGGCTCGGCAAGGCCGACATCCGCACGCTCGCGCGGCGCGCGGGGCTCGAGGTGTGGGACAAGCCGGCGGCACCGTGCCTGGCGTCGCGGCTCCCGTATGGATCGCCGGTCACGGTGGCGGCCCTCCGCCAGATCGAGGCAGCGGAGCGCGTCGTGCGGGACTTGGGATTCCGCGACGTCCGCGTGCGCCACCATGGGGTGGCGGCGAGCGTCGAGGTGCCGGAGCCCGAGATCGGACGGCTCACGGTGGTGTTCGATCGCGTCGCGGACGCGCTGCGCGAGATCGGGTTCAGCACGGTACGGATCGCTCCGGACGGATTGCGCTCCGGGCGGTTTTCGGCAGGGCTGGCGCTCGCGGGTGGGGGCGCGGCGGGGTCCGACGGGCGACGCGCGTGAACGGCGACGCGCTGGCGCGGCTCTTGGAGCAGGTGCGGTTGGGACGGGTGGCCGTGGCCGACGCGGTGGCGGAGCTGCGCTGGCTGCCGTACGCGGATTTGGGGTTTGCGAAGGCCGATACCCACCGGCCGCTGCGGCGCGGGGCGCCGGAGGCGGTGTACTGCCCTGGGAAATCGCTGGCGCAGATCGTGGATCTCGCGTCGGCGCTGCGGCAAGCAGGGGAGCCGGTGTTGCTGACGCGGGCGACCCCCGAGGTCGCGGCGGGAGTGTCGGGGGCGTGTCCCGATGCCCGGTACGTGCCCGAGGCGCGGCTGATGATCCTCGGTCAACTGCCGACCGTGGGCGTCGGCTGCGTCGGCGTGCTCACCGGCGGGACGGGGGATCTGCCCGTGGCGGAGGAAGCCGCCTGGACCGCCGCGGCCATGGGCGCCGACGTGACCCGCGTCTTCGACGTCGGCGTCAGCGGTTTGCACCGGTTGGGGCCCCAGCGCGAGCTCCTGGACCGCGCGCGGGCGTTGGTGGTGGTCGCCGGCATGGACGGGGCGCTGCCGGCCGTGGTGGCCGGGCTCACGCGCGCGCCGGTGATCGGGGTGCCGACGAGCGTGGGGTACGGCGCGCATTTCGGCGGCCTCGCGCCACTGCTGACGATGCTAAACGCGTGCGCACCGGGCGTCGCGGTCGTCAACATCGACAATGGGTTCGGCGCGGGCTATCTCGCCGCGCAGATCAACGCGGCCGCCTCGCCGGTGGCGCGCGAGGAGACGCATGCGCATCGGATACCTTGATTGCGCCAGCGGGGCGAGCGGCGACATGCTGCTCGGTGCGCTCCTCGGTGCGGGGTGGCCAGAAGCGGCGTTGCAGGAGGTAGTCTCGGCCCTGGGCGTGCCGGTGCGAGTGACTGTCAGCCGCACCGAGCGCCGGGGGGTGCCGGCGATGCGCGTGGAGGTCGCGGAGGACGACCCGCCCCACGCTCGCGCGTACCCGCGCCTCCAGGAACTGCTCGCCGGAAGCCGGGTCGAAGTGTCGGTGCGTGCGCGCGCAGGCGCGGTGCTGCGGCGTCTTGCCGAGGTCGAATCCCAGGTGCACGGCGTGCCACTCGAGCAGGTGCATCTGCACGAGCTCGGCGGCCTGGATACGCTGGTCGACGTGGTGGGCGTACTGGCTGGCGTGACCGCGCTGAACATAGGGCGCGTCGTCGCGTCCCCCGTGAACGTCGGGCGAGGCTGGG
The nucleotide sequence above comes from bacterium. Encoded proteins:
- a CDS encoding gamma-glutamyltransferase family protein, which translates into the protein MMPVEFAPFSTYRPPVLGTRCMVASGHYLASAAAARMLDRGGNVVDAGVAAGLCINVVQPDMTNLGGVAPIILHQARTGETVTISGLGWWPRAATIEDLRRREATTFRGILTSVMPAALDAWVEALDRYGTMAFADVAAPAIELAERGVPVNRHLAANIVEHAPQIAAWPSSREIFLGRGRPPRVGERLVQADLARTLHRLVDAERGAPGRHEGLERVRDLFYRGDVARAMAAFSQAQGGFVTTADLAGFRVRREPAYSTTYRGHEVYACGPWCQGPVVLEALNVLEGYDIASMPRNSAPVLHLVVEALKAAFADRHAYYGDPEFVRVPMKGLLSKAYAADWRARIDADAAAPGLPEAGDAWRHEAGGIEAGRAPHPVPVRGPAPPDTSYVCVMDADGNAFSATPSDPVFGAPVVPGLGLIISPRGSQSWDDVRHPSCLAPGKRPRLTPNPGLVLRDGHVVMAYGTPGLDVQPQAMVQFLLNVLDYGLDVQQAIEAPRLATYSFPLSSHPHAYEPGKLCVEGRVPADAVHGLARRGHRVTGWPEWTPQAGSVCGIVRDPAEGVLAGGADPRRLSYAIGW
- a CDS encoding FAD-binding oxidoreductase; the encoded protein is MTSTADVVVVGGGVVGASVAFHLAARGVTRVVLCERRWPAAGATGKSGALVRMHYTNEPEARLAFASLEYFQHWGDVVGAGSAGFAKTGMVRFVAPADDAKLRANVAMLRGLGVETALLEREDLRAIVPWWYVDDVAAAAYEPESGCADPVATTHGFLARARELGADVRLGTEVTAVRTSGDRVVGVDTSGGAIAAPAAVVAGGAWTVPMLRGLGVRATLQPMRTQVAVFRRPPAIETPHPVCIDGAYEMWLRPEGPNFFSTLVGISQRQEISDLDGWSEGVDGDYTWRARGRMIRRIPGMADAPMRGGWAGAITLTEDGKPVIDRHPRLAGLWFCTGDNGSSFKTAPAVGRAVAEWITDGTPRVVDLHPFRASRFDEGAPLVGAHEYTIGEPDRPKGVMLG
- a CDS encoding thiamine pyrophosphate-binding protein, which gives rise to MNQPRPRTAADAFVATLRDAGVRHLFGLPGSTEASLLDALARDGQLRYVMALHESAAVGMADGYARATGRPAVVSLHTSVGVMNGMGHTYNAWRDQSPVVVTAGHKDRDVLAQDGFCALPDLPGLLASFTKWTWQSLSASAVASDLRRALHVASVPPRGPVFLAIPEDMLGEPVTTGTPAPSHPEADGHADASLARRPDAAAVRLAAIRLLQARAPVLLLGNDVAPAGPDAVALAEALAVPVLVSDPTELAVLPFPTGHPHYLGVYGGEPAVLDGCDVLAAIGGRVFFPFSGPRAPQLPAGATLIHVHPDPRQVGWSVRPSVGMAADAGPTLRDLAAAAASLGGLDPAARTAREARVASLRHARRARLAQERDARWDAVPISVPRVMTEIGRVLPKGTVVVDEAVRSTNVALSHLPLPSEAAWHHTGGGALGWGVPVSIGMRLAQPERAVVALVGDGAFHFSAQALWTAAREGVSVVTVVLDNGGYLAVKRAIEGFVGAPAQLGAYPGTIISHLDHCAVARGYGARATLVMRPDELAPAIEAAMASTGPAVVVVRVEEVR
- a CDS encoding EamA family transporter is translated as MTSEIAYALAALICYGLGDVIYTRAASAGLAADHFLTGQAWFFCPAIVVYAWITGTLEFTPPAIWGGVAGLVILIGFYNYARSLRTGAVSVIAPVFRLNFIVTAALAIGVLHEPLTRDRFAGFLLALAAGWLLLGGPLQRESIDPAAVRRSLSQVLVATVATGAANFCYKLGLVGGATPETILAAQAVVFSGLVTAMTYATNRTLRPPRGFAIHSGPAAVVLIAAFLFLLHGLKHGDASVVVPIARMGFVVAAVFGVVFFVVFFNEAWTARKVAGLCAATTALMLLAFA
- the larE gene encoding ATP-dependent sacrificial sulfur transferase LarE, coding for MPGERRGHPSSPDSTTTDGAVPLTPGASVTGTAAPSVGEQEELAAKQERLSALLHGIGSAVVAFSGGVDSAYLLAVTHDVLRDRCVAATAVSASLAADELAGAERVAARLGVRHLRVHTSEFEDARYLRNDGQRCYFCKHALFTVLTRLARELDFAAVVYGANADDRGDYRPGMRAASEFAVRAPLLEAGLGKADIRTLARRAGLEVWDKPAAPCLASRLPYGSPVTVAALRQIEAAERVVRDLGFRDVRVRHHGVAASVEVPEPEIGRLTVVFDRVADALREIGFSTVRIAPDGLRSGRFSAGLALAGGGAAGSDGRRA
- the larB gene encoding nickel pincer cofactor biosynthesis protein LarB produces the protein MNGDALARLLEQVRLGRVAVADAVAELRWLPYADLGFAKADTHRPLRRGAPEAVYCPGKSLAQIVDLASALRQAGEPVLLTRATPEVAAGVSGACPDARYVPEARLMILGQLPTVGVGCVGVLTGGTGDLPVAEEAAWTAAAMGADVTRVFDVGVSGLHRLGPQRELLDRARALVVVAGMDGALPAVVAGLTRAPVIGVPTSVGYGAHFGGLAPLLTMLNACAPGVAVVNIDNGFGAGYLAAQINAAASPVAREETHAHRIP